From the Anaeromyxobacter sp. genome, one window contains:
- a CDS encoding DUF4398 domain-containing protein → MRSLLALPVLALLAGCGPVQSSRALVAADVEIEGARSAGAATAAPYELTAAEAYLHKAREQSGYAQYESATTFATRAAELAREAHKKAAAATPARAPGAEGTP, encoded by the coding sequence GTGCGGTCCCTCCTCGCCCTCCCCGTGCTCGCGCTGCTCGCCGGTTGCGGTCCCGTCCAGTCCTCCCGGGCCCTCGTCGCGGCCGACGTGGAGATCGAGGGCGCCCGGTCCGCCGGCGCGGCCACCGCCGCCCCCTACGAGCTGACCGCCGCCGAGGCCTACCTGCACAAGGCGCGCGAGCAGTCCGGGTACGCGCAGTACGAGTCGGCCACCACCTTCGCCACCCGGGCCGCCGAGCTGGCCAGGGAGGCGCACAAGAAGGCCGCGGCCGCCACCCCGGCCCGCGCGCCCGGCGCCGAGGGCACGCCGTGA
- a CDS encoding tRNA pseudouridine(13) synthase TruD — protein MPFATAGLPGSGGRLKAAPEDFRVDEVPAYLPCGAGPHLYLRVEKRDRTTRDVLRALALALGVPERDAGYAGLKDRAAVTSQWLSFPVARDPDPAALAGEGYRVLTVSRHQNKLRPGHARGNAFQVVVRGGDLALARACAARLAATGLPNYFGPQRFGAGGQTATLGRELLSPEPSAEARRAGRDRFLRRLALSAFQSSLFNRWLAERVSDGLFAAALAGDVLKKLDTGGLFLCEDPEADAARVARFEVSPAGPMFGPKMKAAAGEPAAREARLLVAEGVALQDFARGGGEAEGTRRAARLHVEPALEAAGDGYLARFELPSGAYATVVLRELMKDEPDLPGDGE, from the coding sequence CTGCCCTTCGCCACCGCCGGCCTGCCCGGGTCGGGGGGCCGGCTCAAGGCCGCCCCGGAGGACTTCCGGGTGGACGAGGTGCCCGCCTACCTGCCCTGCGGCGCCGGTCCCCACCTCTACCTGCGGGTCGAGAAGCGCGACCGCACCACCCGCGACGTGCTGCGGGCGCTGGCCCTGGCCCTGGGCGTCCCCGAGCGCGACGCCGGCTACGCCGGCCTCAAGGACCGCGCCGCGGTCACCTCGCAGTGGCTCAGCTTCCCGGTGGCGCGCGACCCCGACCCGGCGGCGCTGGCCGGCGAGGGCTACCGCGTGCTCACCGTGTCCCGCCACCAGAACAAGCTGCGGCCCGGCCACGCCCGCGGCAACGCCTTCCAGGTGGTGGTGCGCGGCGGCGACCTGGCGCTGGCCCGCGCCTGCGCCGCCCGGCTGGCCGCCACCGGCCTGCCCAACTACTTCGGGCCGCAGCGCTTCGGCGCCGGCGGCCAGACCGCCACGCTGGGGCGCGAGCTGCTCTCCCCCGAGCCCTCCGCCGAGGCCCGCCGCGCCGGCCGGGACCGGTTCCTGCGGCGGCTGGCCCTCTCGGCCTTCCAGTCCTCCCTCTTCAACCGCTGGCTGGCCGAGCGGGTGTCCGACGGCCTGTTCGCGGCGGCGCTGGCCGGGGACGTCCTGAAGAAGCTCGACACCGGCGGGCTCTTCCTGTGCGAGGACCCGGAGGCCGACGCGGCGCGGGTGGCCCGCTTCGAGGTGAGCCCGGCCGGCCCCATGTTCGGGCCCAAGATGAAGGCCGCGGCCGGCGAGCCGGCGGCGCGCGAGGCCCGGCTGCTGGTGGCGGAGGGGGTGGCCCTGCAGGACTTCGCCCGCGGCGGCGGCGAGGCCGAGGGGACCCGCCGGGCGGCGCGGCTGCACGTCGAGCCGGCGCTGGAGGCGGCCGGCGACGGCTACCTGGCCCGCTTCGAGCTGCCCTCCGGCGCCTACGCCACGGTGGTGCTCCGCGAGCTCATGAAGGACGAGCCCGACCTGCCCGGCGACGGCGAGTGA
- a CDS encoding GAF domain-containing protein, which produces MPRFEVFVPAAPPKVPIDLTLRIDAEHWLAALKAGLQRLGDAQMANNVLCDIQGDGSIHVTDPDSGRVFRILELPQPVMTAPPAPPPVAPAAVAAPVPRPPPPPSAAPPPVAPPPAAPRPAAPPQAVTPPPPVLTRRPSSQVDRVEVAKEPTAPPSKPIGRITQVLRSEDVLAELFMEVSELAAIHDRKQGLTFLLDLAVRTIGCEAGSVLLTELGALDLSFEVARGPTADKLLALGLKVPMGVGVVGFCAQENVCLAVSDAEKDPRFYRAVSQAVGYQTRSLLCAPVAQRGVVLGALEVLNKKGDQPFGQKDLAILSYLATQAAAFLERLSPNPFR; this is translated from the coding sequence ATGCCCCGCTTCGAGGTCTTCGTCCCGGCGGCGCCGCCGAAGGTGCCCATCGACCTGACCCTGCGGATCGACGCCGAGCACTGGCTGGCGGCCCTCAAGGCCGGCCTGCAGCGCCTCGGCGACGCGCAGATGGCCAACAACGTCCTGTGCGACATCCAGGGCGACGGCTCGATCCACGTCACCGACCCGGACAGCGGGCGCGTCTTCCGCATCCTGGAGCTGCCGCAGCCGGTCATGACCGCGCCGCCGGCGCCGCCGCCCGTGGCGCCGGCCGCGGTGGCCGCCCCGGTGCCCCGGCCGCCCCCGCCGCCCTCCGCGGCGCCTCCCCCGGTGGCGCCGCCCCCGGCGGCGCCCCGGCCCGCCGCGCCGCCGCAGGCCGTCACCCCGCCGCCGCCGGTGCTGACCCGCCGCCCCTCCTCCCAGGTGGACCGGGTGGAGGTGGCCAAGGAGCCGACCGCCCCGCCGAGCAAGCCCATCGGGCGCATCACCCAGGTGCTCCGCTCCGAGGACGTGCTGGCGGAGCTCTTCATGGAGGTCTCGGAGCTGGCCGCCATCCACGACCGGAAGCAGGGGCTGACCTTCCTGCTCGACCTGGCGGTGCGCACCATCGGCTGCGAGGCCGGGTCGGTGCTGCTCACCGAGCTCGGCGCCCTCGACCTGTCCTTCGAGGTGGCGCGCGGCCCCACCGCCGACAAGCTGCTGGCCCTGGGGCTCAAGGTCCCCATGGGCGTGGGGGTGGTCGGCTTCTGCGCCCAGGAGAACGTCTGCCTGGCGGTCTCCGACGCCGAGAAGGACCCGCGCTTCTACCGGGCGGTCTCGCAGGCGGTGGGCTACCAGACGCGCTCGCTGCTGTGCGCGCCGGTGGCCCAGCGCGGCGTGGTGCTGGGGGCGCTGGAGGTCCTGAACAAGAAGGGCGACCAGCCCTTCGGCCAGAAGGACCTGGCCATCCTCTCCTACCTGGCGACCCAGGCGGCCGCGTTCCTGGAGCGGCTCAGCCCAAACCCCTTCAGGTGA
- a CDS encoding response regulator: MPAPASPFRVLLVDDEPVIRELVQAMLEGGGVEVRCVEDGGKAVPEAIAYRPDLVLLDIILPGLDGLSVLRLLRADPSFATTPIYMLTARVRPTDHAAASRAGASGYIQKPFKGQALQELVEDLRRAASR, from the coding sequence ATGCCAGCCCCAGCCTCGCCCTTCCGCGTCCTCCTGGTCGACGACGAACCGGTCATCCGCGAGCTCGTGCAGGCGATGCTGGAGGGCGGCGGCGTCGAGGTCCGCTGCGTGGAGGACGGCGGCAAGGCCGTCCCCGAGGCCATCGCCTACCGCCCCGACCTGGTGCTGCTCGACATCATCCTGCCGGGCCTGGACGGCCTCTCCGTGCTCCGCCTGCTGCGCGCCGACCCGAGCTTCGCCACCACGCCCATCTACATGCTGACGGCGCGGGTCCGCCCCACCGATCACGCCGCCGCCTCCCGGGCCGGCGCCAGCGGCTACATCCAGAAGCCCTTCAAGGGCCAGGCGCTCCAGGAGCTGGTGGAGGACCTGCGCCGCGCCGCCAGCCGCTGA
- a CDS encoding OmpA family protein produces the protein MSRRLALATALAALLGCATGGKLVRTAEAVQGDLEKARKGGALRCAPRELALAEANLDFGRVEIDAGNASRAGAHLRQAEQSVKKALELSRACGPAQVTIREPKAPAAPAVVIIDKVDTDRDGVADLDDRCPEVPGLPALGGCPDGDGDGLLDAEDACPAQPGPREAQGCPVAKDSDGDLLQDDIDRCPLDPEDGDGFQDEDGCPDPDNDGDGIVDKIDACPATPGPIESRGCPVLDRDKDGVLDDADRCPDEVGVAPDGCPKKYSLVEVKKDRISIKQQVHFASAKWKVLPTSFPLLDQVAQVLRDYPGMRVSVEGHTDTVGAEGLNVKLSQARAEAVRDYLVKKGADPARLEAIGFGPARPIASNKTAPGRAKNRRTEFRIISME, from the coding sequence GTGAGCCGCCGCCTGGCGCTGGCGACCGCCCTGGCGGCCCTCCTGGGCTGCGCCACCGGCGGCAAGCTGGTCCGGACCGCCGAGGCGGTGCAGGGCGACCTGGAGAAGGCCCGCAAGGGCGGCGCGCTCCGCTGCGCGCCCCGGGAGCTGGCGCTGGCCGAGGCCAACCTGGACTTCGGCCGGGTCGAGATCGACGCCGGCAACGCCTCGCGCGCCGGCGCCCACCTGCGCCAGGCCGAGCAGAGCGTCAAGAAGGCGCTGGAGCTGTCGCGCGCCTGCGGCCCGGCCCAGGTCACCATCCGCGAGCCGAAGGCGCCGGCCGCGCCGGCGGTGGTGATCATCGACAAGGTGGACACCGACCGCGACGGCGTGGCCGACCTCGACGACCGCTGCCCCGAGGTGCCGGGCCTGCCGGCGCTGGGCGGCTGCCCGGACGGCGACGGCGACGGGCTGCTCGACGCCGAGGACGCCTGCCCGGCCCAGCCCGGGCCGCGCGAGGCCCAGGGCTGCCCGGTGGCCAAGGACTCCGACGGCGACCTGCTGCAGGACGACATCGACCGCTGCCCGCTCGACCCGGAGGACGGGGACGGCTTCCAGGACGAGGACGGCTGCCCCGACCCCGACAACGACGGCGACGGCATCGTGGACAAGATCGACGCCTGCCCGGCCACGCCCGGCCCCATCGAGAGCCGCGGCTGCCCGGTGCTCGACCGCGACAAGGACGGGGTGCTCGACGACGCCGACCGGTGCCCGGACGAGGTGGGCGTGGCGCCGGACGGCTGCCCGAAGAAGTACTCGCTGGTGGAGGTGAAGAAGGACCGCATCTCCATCAAGCAGCAGGTCCACTTCGCCTCCGCCAAGTGGAAGGTGCTGCCCACCTCCTTCCCGCTGCTCGACCAGGTGGCCCAGGTCCTCCGGGACTACCCGGGCATGCGGGTCTCGGTGGAGGGGCACACCGACACGGTGGGCGCCGAGGGGCTGAACGTGAAGCTGTCCCAGGCGCGCGCCGAGGCGGTGCGGGACTACCTGGTGAAGAAGGGGGCCGACCCGGCCCGCCTCGAGGCCATCGGCTTCGGGCCCGCCAGGCCCATCGCGTCCAACAAGACGGCGCCGGGCCGCGCCAAGAACCGGCGCACCGAGTTCCGCATCATCTCGATGGAGTGA
- a CDS encoding DUF4388 domain-containing protein, with protein MALRAGGGPGVTGYLDIDPHGRVAPSGDLVRRALADRAGRFALLPTAPDLLLARRQPVAGGPPGAQRVTVSGDLSGFPIADFIGFVHQSRLSGLLTVASSGAERSVAFKDGEVRSASSSVPGERIGEVAVSLGHVTEAQLAEAARAGRPLGKALVDLGHLSASDLWKCFHEQVTAVFHAILLTKEGIFWLQEEAPGERAGAPLAVSTQTLLMDGIRRIDELSLFRARIPGPGAFLRRREPRRPVTLKAVEQQLLALVDGRRTVAQVATAAHLGEFDATKILYHLAEAGYLEAVAGPAPAASDRAGQVAAVAAGMDELLRTVAAAVTPEHTPAFLASVRAHLTDARTPFSPLFRRVVPGEDGGLDLALLQANLAALRGGPGAPADPALEAPRLLMDALRELLFFYLYLAGERIPREADERLGALVKQRLPLLEGLVAE; from the coding sequence CTGGCGCTGCGAGCCGGAGGCGGCCCGGGAGTGACCGGCTACCTGGACATCGACCCGCACGGGCGGGTGGCCCCCAGCGGCGACCTGGTGCGGCGCGCCCTGGCCGACCGGGCCGGGCGCTTCGCCCTCCTGCCCACCGCCCCCGACCTGCTGCTGGCGCGCCGCCAGCCCGTGGCCGGCGGGCCCCCCGGCGCGCAGCGGGTCACCGTCAGCGGCGACCTGTCCGGCTTCCCCATCGCCGACTTCATCGGCTTCGTGCACCAGTCGCGCCTCTCCGGCCTGCTCACCGTGGCCTCCAGCGGCGCCGAGCGGTCGGTGGCCTTCAAGGACGGCGAGGTGCGCAGCGCCTCCTCCTCGGTGCCGGGCGAGCGCATCGGCGAGGTGGCCGTCTCCCTCGGCCACGTCACCGAGGCGCAGCTGGCCGAGGCCGCCCGGGCCGGGCGTCCCCTGGGCAAGGCGCTGGTGGACCTGGGCCACCTCTCCGCCAGCGACCTGTGGAAGTGCTTCCACGAGCAGGTCACGGCGGTCTTCCACGCCATCCTGCTCACCAAGGAGGGCATCTTCTGGCTGCAGGAGGAGGCGCCGGGCGAGCGGGCGGGCGCGCCGCTGGCCGTCTCCACCCAGACGCTGCTGATGGACGGCATCCGGCGCATCGACGAGCTCTCGCTCTTCCGGGCCCGCATCCCCGGGCCCGGCGCCTTCCTGCGCCGGCGCGAGCCCCGCCGGCCGGTCACCCTCAAGGCGGTCGAGCAGCAGCTGCTGGCCCTGGTGGACGGGCGGCGCACCGTGGCGCAGGTGGCCACCGCCGCCCACCTCGGCGAGTTCGACGCCACCAAGATCCTCTACCACCTGGCCGAGGCCGGCTACCTGGAGGCCGTGGCCGGGCCGGCGCCGGCGGCCAGCGACCGGGCCGGGCAGGTGGCCGCCGTGGCCGCGGGGATGGACGAGCTCCTGCGCACCGTGGCGGCCGCGGTGACCCCGGAGCACACGCCGGCCTTCCTGGCCTCCGTGCGGGCCCACCTCACCGACGCGCGCACCCCCTTCTCGCCGCTCTTCCGGCGGGTGGTGCCCGGGGAGGATGGCGGGCTCGATCTGGCGCTGCTGCAGGCCAACCTGGCGGCGCTGCGGGGGGGCCCTGGGGCGCCGGCCGACCCGGCCCTCGAGGCGCCGCGCCTGCTCATGGACGCGCTGCGCGAGCTGCTCTTCTTCTACCTGTACCTGGCGGGCGAGCGGATCCCCCGCGAGGCCGACGAGCGGCTGGGGGCGCTGGTGAAGCAGCGCCTGCCGCTGCTCGAGGGGCTGGTCGCGGAGTGA
- a CDS encoding PspC domain-containing protein, which produces MLCPYCRTENRPGSTRCASCTSWMVERQPVREWTRPRDGAMLGGVARGLALRFGLPVVAVRLGFILATVLALWGVVVYVALWLLMPQEPLALPAGPARPEPQGASPGGPLAPG; this is translated from the coding sequence ATGCTCTGCCCCTACTGCCGTACCGAGAACCGCCCCGGCTCGACCCGCTGCGCCTCCTGCACCAGCTGGATGGTGGAGCGCCAGCCGGTGCGCGAGTGGACCCGCCCGCGCGACGGCGCCATGCTCGGCGGCGTGGCTCGGGGGCTGGCCCTCCGCTTCGGCCTGCCGGTGGTGGCGGTCCGCCTGGGCTTCATCCTGGCCACCGTCCTGGCCCTCTGGGGCGTGGTCGTCTACGTGGCGCTCTGGCTGCTCATGCCGCAGGAGCCGCTGGCGCTGCCGGCCGGCCCGGCGCGGCCCGAGCCGCAGGGCGCCTCGCCCGGCGGGCCCCTCGCCCCGGGCTGA